The following proteins come from a genomic window of Candidatus Neomarinimicrobiota bacterium:
- a CDS encoding N-acetyltransferase: MHPSSFVDEGVKIGKGTKVWHFSHIQSDSVVGENCSIGQNVNIGSNVRIGNNVKIQNNVSVYEGVELEDYVFCGPSMVFTNISDPR; encoded by the coding sequence ATTCACCCGTCAAGTTTTGTCGATGAGGGAGTGAAAATCGGAAAAGGCACAAAGGTCTGGCACTTTTCTCATATTCAGTCCGATTCAGTTGTAGGGGAAAATTGCTCAATAGGGCAAAACGTGAACATCGGGAGTAACGTCAGGATAGGAAATAATGTTAAAATTCAGAACAATGTATCTGTATATGAGGGCGTAGAGCTTGAGGACTATGTCTTTTGCGGTCCCTCGATGGTATTCACGAATATTTCGGATCCGCGT